The window AAGATTTTTATCAACCATTAAAGGGTCATGACCTATTTTTGTCTTACTGCAAAATCAATGCGTTTTAATGGGAGAAGCTGGGGGTCATCTTTCATTATTCCTGCTCAAGAGGTCCTTGCAGCGCTTCTTACGGAGTGACCCTACTGCGTTTTAAAGGACCTTTCCGATGTGGAGGTCCGGCTTCTAGGGGTGGTGGGGGGTGCATGAGATGGTCAGCGAGCGCCTTCCGTTCCTCCTGATTAAATTGCTTGGCCAATTCTGTAGTCGCATCTGCCAATCGCTGCATCATTCGACAACGGAGCTGGTGCAGTTTTGCGACTTCACTTTGATACGCGGCTTCATCAAATTCGGGTGCGGTCAAGATCAGGAGGGTCCTCTGTCGCGCTTCTCTCATTTGTCTGTAGTTGCCACGATTCTCCCCATGCACCCGTTTCATTGTGGTGAA of the Deltaproteobacteria bacterium genome contains:
- a CDS encoding periplasmic heavy metal sensor is translated as MSNKTKMLIIGSLLLNALLVGVIIGNISHRVGGERFFRRHGREFAVKLPPDKQELFFTTMKRVHGENRGNYRQMREARQRTLLILTAPEFDEAAYQSEVAKLHQLRCRMMQRLADATTELAKQFNQEERKALADHLMHPPPPLEAGPPHRKGPLKRSRVTP